Proteins encoded by one window of Arachis hypogaea cultivar Tifrunner chromosome 1, arahy.Tifrunner.gnm2.J5K5, whole genome shotgun sequence:
- the LOC112792013 gene encoding uncharacterized protein isoform X1 has protein sequence MGSKVKEMPLKLFQKVVYSSKSSYTFAKKHPFLSGATLIFFILYMFLSYIYNFLAYLSPFLACAIIFLQIFWSSEQTQFKYVKKDEENSQPKKIESKPKIPLGSRPRRELLYKYPSQNATSRRRNFRGKRLDVYGGLEEKAKDLNAAFYNEFTSKNKPPRKQASRFEPSMRELVEGSSEIETERIEEDEDDEEMQEENKKAIEWTEDDQRNFMDLGKSDLERNKRLENLIAKRKRRKNFRFHPDTKKNGLDDKKSAMPPRNVISPVLVSRESYFDKNVPGSAPSVMPRSPYDIPYDPFEEKMDLSGGSFSQDFVIRAEEMPSSRHGSFSSPQIPQEEHEAMDPNHVYGSGSNSHPKFRQLPDKGSHDWLVDQLMCTAAEAAKNSGIMDDQTPNPLKTGEEETTQEADAKIQSNNNITAAMKDEKAEENGNNNYDQTKSIASDQTRKHLPRYSSNKPPGRLLYFSLPNNSTATATAAAENEYENFPSPLSKRHEAIFFSDRRNILNNCHTPTYSIASDLQVEVSEVGSLASTVDENGESGGDESSSAEESSDERESSVLYDGDIDRDVSSGSEELWGASFHGNKQQSQQGGVNDNGDEKEDVMMTVASTSTAVGGSDAPRPASSSSSSSSSSSSGSSPSKQLTRGRSMEDLSYNDTQAQVSPQEEWSNNNLGGNNNLINGVINNLNNLIRANEQSSQSNEDHSMLLSVARQESIDENLIFSIASSPRSVLPEKTMSDDVSSPSAFDQHDEVHANNNAHHQLSTMQDLGQETSNVDELPFNTTTIPQTNLPLREDSTHESHDFQLQV, from the exons atgggTTCAAAGGTAAAGGAAATGCCACTCAAACTTTTCCAAAAGGTTGTTTATTCAAGTAAGTCTAGTTACACATTTGCAAAAAAACATCCTTTTCTTTCAGGTGCTACCttgatcttctttatcctataCATGTTCCTTTCTTACATTTATAATTTCTTGGCTTACTTGTCACCTTTTCTTGCATGTGCTATAATCTTTTTACAAATCTTTTGGAGTTCCGAGCAAACTCAATTCAAATATGTCAAGAAAGATGAGGAAAATTCACAACCAAAAAAGATAGAATCAAAACCAAAGATACCATTAGGTAGTAGACCTAGAAGGGAGCTTCTTTATAAGTATCCCTCACAAAATGCTACAAGTAGAAGGAGAAATTTTAGAGGGAAAAGATTGGATGTGTATGGAGGTTTAGAAGAAAAGGCCAAGGACTTAAACGCCGCGTTTTATAACGAATTCACCTCGAAAAACAAGCCTCCTAGGAAGCAAGCATCGAGATTCGAACCGTCCATGCGCGAATTAGTGGAAGGTAGTTCAGAGATAGAAACAGAGAGGattgaagaggacgaagatgacGAAGAGATGCAAGAGGAAAACAAGAAAGCTATAGAATGGACGGAAGACGATCAAAGGAACTTCATGGATCTTGGAAAGTCAGATTTGGAGAGAAACAAAAGGTTAGAGAATCTTATAGCTAAAAGAAAACGTAGAAAAAATTTTAGATTCCACCCTGACACAAAGAAGAATGGTTTGGATGATAAGAAATCAGCAATGCCGCCAAGAAATGTTATTTCACCAGTGCTTGTTTCAAGAGAGAGTTATTTTGACAAAAATGTCCCTGGTTCCGCACCTTCGGTTATGCCAAGAAGCCCATATGACATTCCCTATGATCCTTTTGAGGAGAAAATGGATCTGAGTGGAGGTAGTTTCTCTCAAGATTTTGTTATTAGAGCAGAGGAGATGCCTTCTAGTAGGCATGGAAGCTTTAGTAGCCCTCAAAtacctcaagaagaacatgaagcTATGGATCCCAACCATGTCTATGGTAGTGGCAGTAATTCACACCCAAAATTTAGACAACTTCCAG ATAAAGGAAGTCACGATTGGTTAGTTGACCAGTTAATGTGCACTGCTGCTGAAGCTGCAAAAAATAGTGGAATCATGGATGATCAAACACCAAATCCATTGAAAACCGGAGAAGAGGAAACAACACAAGAAGCTGATGCAAAAATCCAAAGCAATAATAACATCACAGCAGCCATGAAAGATGAGAAAGCAGAAGAAAATGGTAATAATAATTATGATCAAACAAAATCCATAGCATCAGATCAAACAAGAAAGCATCTCCCCAGATACAGCAGCAATAAGCCTCCCGGTAGGCTCCTCTATTTCTCCCTCCCAAATAACTCCACCGCAACCGCAACCGCCGCCGCAGAAAATGAATACGAGAACTTTCCATCTCCGCTTAGTAAGAGACATGAAGCGATCTTTTTCAGTGATCGGCGGAATATTCTGAATAACTGTCATACACCGACGTATTCCATAGCGTCAGATCTACAAGTGGAGGTTTCCGAGGTCGGTTCGCTGGCGTCAACGGTTGATGAGAACGGTGAGAGTGGTGGTGATGAGTCATCGTCGGCGGAGGAATCTTCCGATGAGAGAGAGTCGTCGGTGTTATACGACGGGGACATTGACAGAGATGTTAGTTCTGGAAGTGAAGAGCTGTGGGGAGCGTCGTTCCATGGTAATAAACAGCAGTCACAGCAAGGTGGAGTGAATGATAATGGAGATGAAAAGGAAGATGTGATGATGACGGTGGCTTCAACATCCACTGCTGTTGGAGGAAGTGACGCACCTCgaccagcttcttcttcttcttcttcaagttctTCTTCCTCATCAGGATCATCACCGTCAAAGCAATTGACACGTGGCAGGTCTATGGAGGATTTGTCTTACAATGACACACAAGCACAAGTGTCTCCG CAGGAGGAATGGAGCAATAATAACTTGGGAgggaataataatttaataaatggaGTCATCAATAATTTGAATAACTTAATACGAGCCAATGAGCAATCATCACAAAGCAATGAAGATCATAGCATGTTATTATCAGTTGCGAGGCAAGAATCAATAGATGAAAACTTAATCTTCTCAATTGCATCATCACCAAGGTCTGTGTTACCTGAGAAGACCATGTCAGATGATGTTTCATCACCATCAGCTTTTGATCAACATGATGAGGTGCATGCAAATAATAATGCTCATCACCAATTATCAACCATGCAAGATTTGGGACAAGAAACTTCAAACGTTGATGAACTTCCATTTAACACCACCACCATCCCACAAACCAATctacctttgagggaggattcaaCTCATGAATCACATGATTTTCAATTGCAAGTATGA
- the LOC112792013 gene encoding uncharacterized protein isoform X2 produces the protein MGSKVKEMPLKLFQKVVYSSKSSYTFAKKHPFLSGATLIFFILYMFLSYIYNFLAYLSPFLACAIIFLQIFWSSEQTQFKYVKKDEENSQPKKIESKPKIPLGSRPRRELLYKYPSQNATSRRRNFRGKRLDVYGGLEEKAKDLNAAFYNEFTSKNKPPRKQASRFEPSMRELVEGSSEIETERIEEDEDDEEMQEENKKAIEWTEDDQRNFMDLGKSDLERNKRLENLIAKRKRRKNFRFHPDTKKNGLDDKKSAMPPRNVISPVLVSRESYFDKNVPGSAPSVMPRSPYDIPYDPFEEKMDLSGGSFSQDFVIRAEEMPSSRHGSFSSPQIPQEEHEAMDPNHVYGSGSNSHPKFRQLPDKGSHDWLVDQLMCTAAEAAKNSGIMDDQTPNPLKTGEEETTQEADAKIQSNNNITAAMKDEKAEENGNNNYDQTKSIASDQTRKHLPRYSSNKPPGRLLYFSLPNNSTATATAAAENEYENFPSPLSKRHEAIFFSDRRNILNNCHTPTYSIASDLQVEVSEVGSLASTVDENGESGGDESSSAEESSDERESSVLYDGDIDRDVSSGSEELWGASFHGNKQQSQQGGVNDNGDEKEDVMMTVASTSTAVGGSDAPRPASSSSSSSSSSSSGSSPSKQLTRGRSMEDLSYNDTQAQVSPEEWSNNNLGGNNNLINGVINNLNNLIRANEQSSQSNEDHSMLLSVARQESIDENLIFSIASSPRSVLPEKTMSDDVSSPSAFDQHDEVHANNNAHHQLSTMQDLGQETSNVDELPFNTTTIPQTNLPLREDSTHESHDFQLQV, from the exons atgggTTCAAAGGTAAAGGAAATGCCACTCAAACTTTTCCAAAAGGTTGTTTATTCAAGTAAGTCTAGTTACACATTTGCAAAAAAACATCCTTTTCTTTCAGGTGCTACCttgatcttctttatcctataCATGTTCCTTTCTTACATTTATAATTTCTTGGCTTACTTGTCACCTTTTCTTGCATGTGCTATAATCTTTTTACAAATCTTTTGGAGTTCCGAGCAAACTCAATTCAAATATGTCAAGAAAGATGAGGAAAATTCACAACCAAAAAAGATAGAATCAAAACCAAAGATACCATTAGGTAGTAGACCTAGAAGGGAGCTTCTTTATAAGTATCCCTCACAAAATGCTACAAGTAGAAGGAGAAATTTTAGAGGGAAAAGATTGGATGTGTATGGAGGTTTAGAAGAAAAGGCCAAGGACTTAAACGCCGCGTTTTATAACGAATTCACCTCGAAAAACAAGCCTCCTAGGAAGCAAGCATCGAGATTCGAACCGTCCATGCGCGAATTAGTGGAAGGTAGTTCAGAGATAGAAACAGAGAGGattgaagaggacgaagatgacGAAGAGATGCAAGAGGAAAACAAGAAAGCTATAGAATGGACGGAAGACGATCAAAGGAACTTCATGGATCTTGGAAAGTCAGATTTGGAGAGAAACAAAAGGTTAGAGAATCTTATAGCTAAAAGAAAACGTAGAAAAAATTTTAGATTCCACCCTGACACAAAGAAGAATGGTTTGGATGATAAGAAATCAGCAATGCCGCCAAGAAATGTTATTTCACCAGTGCTTGTTTCAAGAGAGAGTTATTTTGACAAAAATGTCCCTGGTTCCGCACCTTCGGTTATGCCAAGAAGCCCATATGACATTCCCTATGATCCTTTTGAGGAGAAAATGGATCTGAGTGGAGGTAGTTTCTCTCAAGATTTTGTTATTAGAGCAGAGGAGATGCCTTCTAGTAGGCATGGAAGCTTTAGTAGCCCTCAAAtacctcaagaagaacatgaagcTATGGATCCCAACCATGTCTATGGTAGTGGCAGTAATTCACACCCAAAATTTAGACAACTTCCAG ATAAAGGAAGTCACGATTGGTTAGTTGACCAGTTAATGTGCACTGCTGCTGAAGCTGCAAAAAATAGTGGAATCATGGATGATCAAACACCAAATCCATTGAAAACCGGAGAAGAGGAAACAACACAAGAAGCTGATGCAAAAATCCAAAGCAATAATAACATCACAGCAGCCATGAAAGATGAGAAAGCAGAAGAAAATGGTAATAATAATTATGATCAAACAAAATCCATAGCATCAGATCAAACAAGAAAGCATCTCCCCAGATACAGCAGCAATAAGCCTCCCGGTAGGCTCCTCTATTTCTCCCTCCCAAATAACTCCACCGCAACCGCAACCGCCGCCGCAGAAAATGAATACGAGAACTTTCCATCTCCGCTTAGTAAGAGACATGAAGCGATCTTTTTCAGTGATCGGCGGAATATTCTGAATAACTGTCATACACCGACGTATTCCATAGCGTCAGATCTACAAGTGGAGGTTTCCGAGGTCGGTTCGCTGGCGTCAACGGTTGATGAGAACGGTGAGAGTGGTGGTGATGAGTCATCGTCGGCGGAGGAATCTTCCGATGAGAGAGAGTCGTCGGTGTTATACGACGGGGACATTGACAGAGATGTTAGTTCTGGAAGTGAAGAGCTGTGGGGAGCGTCGTTCCATGGTAATAAACAGCAGTCACAGCAAGGTGGAGTGAATGATAATGGAGATGAAAAGGAAGATGTGATGATGACGGTGGCTTCAACATCCACTGCTGTTGGAGGAAGTGACGCACCTCgaccagcttcttcttcttcttcttcaagttctTCTTCCTCATCAGGATCATCACCGTCAAAGCAATTGACACGTGGCAGGTCTATGGAGGATTTGTCTTACAATGACACACAAGCACAAGTGTCTCCG GAGGAATGGAGCAATAATAACTTGGGAgggaataataatttaataaatggaGTCATCAATAATTTGAATAACTTAATACGAGCCAATGAGCAATCATCACAAAGCAATGAAGATCATAGCATGTTATTATCAGTTGCGAGGCAAGAATCAATAGATGAAAACTTAATCTTCTCAATTGCATCATCACCAAGGTCTGTGTTACCTGAGAAGACCATGTCAGATGATGTTTCATCACCATCAGCTTTTGATCAACATGATGAGGTGCATGCAAATAATAATGCTCATCACCAATTATCAACCATGCAAGATTTGGGACAAGAAACTTCAAACGTTGATGAACTTCCATTTAACACCACCACCATCCCACAAACCAATctacctttgagggaggattcaaCTCATGAATCACATGATTTTCAATTGCAAGTATGA
- the LOC112792024 gene encoding phosphomethylpyrimidine synthase, chloroplastic isoform X1, with the protein MASLHANVTSVVCKSGNNASQPKFPSTTFLPGFDVAGCISSAWKKELVPSYVASIPRATLTFDPQTTNSDKTKQKKHTVDPASPDFQPLPSFEQCFPKSTKEYREVIHEGTSHVLRVPFRRVHLSGDEGHFDNYDTSGPQNISPSIGLPKLRAQWVDRREKLGTPRFTQMYYAKQGIITEEMLYCATREKLDPEFVRSEVARGRAIIPSNKKHLELEPMIVGRNFLVKVNANIGNSAVASSIEEEVYKVQWATMWGADTVMDLSTGRHIHETREWILRNSPVPVGTVPIYQALEKVNGIAENLSWEVFRDTLIEQAEQGVDYFTIHAGVLLRYIPLTAKRMTGIVSRGGSIHAKWCLAYHKENFAYEHWDEILDICNQYDIALSIGDGLRPGSIYDANDTAQFAELLTQGELTRRAWEKDVQVMNEGPGHIPMHKIPENMQKQLEWCNEAPFYTLGPLTTDIAPGYDHITSAIGAANIGALGTALLCYVTPKEHLGLPNRDDVKTGVISYKIAAHAADLAKCHPHAQAWDDALSKARFEFRWMDQFALSLDPMTAMSFHDETLPSEGAKVAHFCSMCGPKFCSMKITEDVRKYAEQHGYGDAEEALKRGMDAMSAEFLAAKKTISGEQHGEAGGEIYLPATYLNSKERTI; encoded by the exons ATGGCATCCTTGCATGCCAATGTGACATCAGTTGTTTGCAAAAGTGGCAACAATGCTTCTCAACCGAAGTTCCCAAGTACTACATTTTTGCCTGGGTTTGATGTAGCTGGATGCATTTCAAGTGCTTGGAAGAAGGAACTTGTCCCTTCTTACGTGGCTTCGATACCTAGAGCAACATTAACATTTGATCCTCAAACAACCAATTCGGACAAAACCAAACAAAAGAAGCACACTGTTGACCCTGCTTCCCCCGATTTTCAGCCTCTTCCTTCCTTTGAACAGTGCTTTCCTAAGAGCACGAAAGAATACAG GGAAGTCATTCATGAAGGAACTAGTCATGTGCTCAGAGTTCCATTTCGACGAGTTCACCTCTCTGGGGATGAAGGACACTTTGATAACTATGATACAAGTGGTCCCCAAAATATAAGCCCAAGTATTG GACTCCCCAAGTTGCGCGCACAGTGGGTTGATAGGAGAGAGAAACTTGGTACACCAAGATTCACTCAAATGTACTATGCTAAGCAAGGGATCATTACTGAGGAGATGCTTTATTGTGCCACTCGTGAGAAGCTTGACCCGGAGTTTGTGAGGTCAGAAGTTGCTCGTGGACGAGCTATCATCCCGTCCAACAAGAAGCACTTGGAGTTGGAGCCTATGATAGTTGGAAGAAATTTCTTGGTGAAGGTAAATGCAAACATTGGAAATTCTGCAGTTGCTAGCTCTATCGAAGAGGAAGTTTACAAGGTTCAGTGGGCAACTATGTGGGGAGCCGACACAGTCATGGACCTCTCAACAGGTCGCCATATCCATGAAACTCGTGAGTGGATATTGCGCAACTCCCCCGTGCCAGTTGGGACCGTACCTATTTATCAAGCACTTGAAAAAGTTAACGGCATTGCTGAAAACCTTAGCTGGGAGGTTTTCAGGGATACACTGATTGAACAAGCCGAGCAGGGTGTTGATTACTTCACTATCCATGCTGGTGTTCTACTTAGGTACATTCCCTTAACAGCGAAGCGCATGACAGGAATAGTTTCCAGAGGAGGATCCATTCATGCAAAGTGGTGCCTTGCTTATCACAAAGAGAATTTTGCTTATGAGCATTGGGACGAAATACTTGACATCTGCAATCAGTATGATATAGCACTATCCATTGGTGATGGGCTAAGACCTGGATCCATATATGATGCGAATGACACCGCTCAATTTGCTGAGCTCTTGACGCAAGGAGAACTGACACGTAGAGCATGGGAAAAGGATGTTCAG GTGATGAATGAAGGACCTGGACATATTCCAATGCACAAGATTCCTGAAAACATGCAGAAGCAGCTAGAATGGTGTAATGAAGCACCCTTCTATACTCTTGGTCCACTAACAACTGATATTGCCCCTGGTTATGATCACATTACCTCTGCTATTGGTGCTGCCAATATCGGGGCACTTGGTACAGCTCTTCTCTGCTATGTAACTCCAAAAGAACATCTCGGTCTACCAAATCGTGATGATGTGAAGACCGGAGTTATATCTTACAAGATAGCTGCTCATGCTGCTGACTTAGCAAAGTGTCATCCACATGCTCAAGCATGGGATGATGCACTGAGTAAGGCAAGATTTGAATTCCGATGGATGGATCAGTTTGCTTTGTCTTTGGATCCAATGACGGCCATGTCCTTCCATGATGAAACATTGCCATCTGAAGGCGCAAAGGTAGCCCATTTCTGCTCTATGTGTGGCCCCAAATTCTGCTCTATGAAGATAACCGAGGATGTCAGGAAGTATGCTGAGCAACATGGCTATGGCGACGCCGAGGAGGCTTTGAAGCGTGGAATGGATGCTATGAGTGCTGAATTTCTAGCTGCCAAGAAAACTATCAGTGGGGAGCAGCATGGTGAAGCTGGTGGAGAGATTTACTTGCCAGCAACATACCTAAATTCCAAAGAGAG GACTATATAA
- the LOC112792024 gene encoding phosphomethylpyrimidine synthase, chloroplastic isoform X2 — MASLHANVTSVVCKSGNNASQPKFPSTTFLPGFDVAGCISSAWKKELVPSYVASIPRATLTFDPQTTNSDKTKQKKHTVDPASPDFQPLPSFEQCFPKSTKEYREVIHEGTSHVLRVPFRRVHLSGDEGHFDNYDTSGPQNISPSIGLPKLRAQWVDRREKLGTPRFTQMYYAKQGIITEEMLYCATREKLDPEFVRSEVARGRAIIPSNKKHLELEPMIVGRNFLVKVNANIGNSAVASSIEEEVYKVQWATMWGADTVMDLSTGRHIHETREWILRNSPVPVGTVPIYQALEKVNGIAENLSWEVFRDTLIEQAEQGVDYFTIHAGVLLRYIPLTAKRMTGIVSRGGSIHAKWCLAYHKENFAYEHWDEILDICNQYDIALSIGDGLRPGSIYDANDTAQFAELLTQGELTRRAWEKDVQVMNEGPGHIPMHKIPENMQKQLEWCNEAPFYTLGPLTTDIAPGYDHITSAIGAANIGALGTALLCYVTPKEHLGLPNRDDVKTGVISYKIAAHAADLAKCHPHAQAWDDALSKARFEFRWMDQFALSLDPMTAMSFHDETLPSEGAKVAHFCSMCGPKFCSMKITEDVRKYAEQHGYGDAEEALKRGMDAMSAEFLAAKKTISGEQHGEAGGEIYLPATYLNSKER; from the exons ATGGCATCCTTGCATGCCAATGTGACATCAGTTGTTTGCAAAAGTGGCAACAATGCTTCTCAACCGAAGTTCCCAAGTACTACATTTTTGCCTGGGTTTGATGTAGCTGGATGCATTTCAAGTGCTTGGAAGAAGGAACTTGTCCCTTCTTACGTGGCTTCGATACCTAGAGCAACATTAACATTTGATCCTCAAACAACCAATTCGGACAAAACCAAACAAAAGAAGCACACTGTTGACCCTGCTTCCCCCGATTTTCAGCCTCTTCCTTCCTTTGAACAGTGCTTTCCTAAGAGCACGAAAGAATACAG GGAAGTCATTCATGAAGGAACTAGTCATGTGCTCAGAGTTCCATTTCGACGAGTTCACCTCTCTGGGGATGAAGGACACTTTGATAACTATGATACAAGTGGTCCCCAAAATATAAGCCCAAGTATTG GACTCCCCAAGTTGCGCGCACAGTGGGTTGATAGGAGAGAGAAACTTGGTACACCAAGATTCACTCAAATGTACTATGCTAAGCAAGGGATCATTACTGAGGAGATGCTTTATTGTGCCACTCGTGAGAAGCTTGACCCGGAGTTTGTGAGGTCAGAAGTTGCTCGTGGACGAGCTATCATCCCGTCCAACAAGAAGCACTTGGAGTTGGAGCCTATGATAGTTGGAAGAAATTTCTTGGTGAAGGTAAATGCAAACATTGGAAATTCTGCAGTTGCTAGCTCTATCGAAGAGGAAGTTTACAAGGTTCAGTGGGCAACTATGTGGGGAGCCGACACAGTCATGGACCTCTCAACAGGTCGCCATATCCATGAAACTCGTGAGTGGATATTGCGCAACTCCCCCGTGCCAGTTGGGACCGTACCTATTTATCAAGCACTTGAAAAAGTTAACGGCATTGCTGAAAACCTTAGCTGGGAGGTTTTCAGGGATACACTGATTGAACAAGCCGAGCAGGGTGTTGATTACTTCACTATCCATGCTGGTGTTCTACTTAGGTACATTCCCTTAACAGCGAAGCGCATGACAGGAATAGTTTCCAGAGGAGGATCCATTCATGCAAAGTGGTGCCTTGCTTATCACAAAGAGAATTTTGCTTATGAGCATTGGGACGAAATACTTGACATCTGCAATCAGTATGATATAGCACTATCCATTGGTGATGGGCTAAGACCTGGATCCATATATGATGCGAATGACACCGCTCAATTTGCTGAGCTCTTGACGCAAGGAGAACTGACACGTAGAGCATGGGAAAAGGATGTTCAG GTGATGAATGAAGGACCTGGACATATTCCAATGCACAAGATTCCTGAAAACATGCAGAAGCAGCTAGAATGGTGTAATGAAGCACCCTTCTATACTCTTGGTCCACTAACAACTGATATTGCCCCTGGTTATGATCACATTACCTCTGCTATTGGTGCTGCCAATATCGGGGCACTTGGTACAGCTCTTCTCTGCTATGTAACTCCAAAAGAACATCTCGGTCTACCAAATCGTGATGATGTGAAGACCGGAGTTATATCTTACAAGATAGCTGCTCATGCTGCTGACTTAGCAAAGTGTCATCCACATGCTCAAGCATGGGATGATGCACTGAGTAAGGCAAGATTTGAATTCCGATGGATGGATCAGTTTGCTTTGTCTTTGGATCCAATGACGGCCATGTCCTTCCATGATGAAACATTGCCATCTGAAGGCGCAAAGGTAGCCCATTTCTGCTCTATGTGTGGCCCCAAATTCTGCTCTATGAAGATAACCGAGGATGTCAGGAAGTATGCTGAGCAACATGGCTATGGCGACGCCGAGGAGGCTTTGAAGCGTGGAATGGATGCTATGAGTGCTGAATTTCTAGCTGCCAAGAAAACTATCAGTGGGGAGCAGCATGGTGAAGCTGGTGGAGAGATTTACTTGCCAGCAACATACCTAAATTCCAAAGAGAGGTGA
- the LOC112792050 gene encoding uncharacterized protein: MASVIMSFAPATGRVFAATAAKGASGGNKEEKGLLDWILGNLQKEDQLLETDPILKKVEDKSGGGATNGGRRNSVAVPQKKKNGGFGGLFAKN; this comes from the coding sequence ATGGCTTCAGTGATCATGTCATTTGCACCAGCAACAGGTAGAGTCTTTGCAGCAACAGCAGCAAAAGGTGCTTCTGGTGGCAACAAAGAAGAGAAGGGTTTGCTTGATTGGATCCTTGGCAATTTGCAGAAGGAAGATCAGCTTCTTGAAACTGATCCAATTCTCAAGAAGGTTGAGGACAAGAGTGGCGGAGGAGCCACTAATGGCGGCCGCAGGAACTCCGTCGCCGTGccgcagaagaagaagaatggtggATTTGGAGGCTTGTTTGCTAAGaactga